A region of the Epinephelus fuscoguttatus linkage group LG13, E.fuscoguttatus.final_Chr_v1 genome:
AACTGTTATTTTAATCCTTACACATTTCTTATTACACATTACATTGTTTATTGCACATTAAAATGCTGCAACAACGTTGCCCACCTGGACTTTTTGGGGAACTCGTGGGCAGTGGACTCCCTGAGGCATTGGGGAACTTCTTCATAAATTCATTGCTAAAAACCTGGAGACAGAATCACACAGATACTTGATAACAAAACACTCACAAATATCACAGCAATACAGAGGGAACACACTCTCAATTGACTACCTCTTTGTTAACAATGTTGTAGTGGTGAGCTATTACTGGTTGATATGGCTGAATTGTCATTAAAATTACaattttcaatattttcacAAATTCAAACCGTAACTATTTATGGTTGGCACACACATATTACCTCTCTGTATAGTAGTTTTCATGAGTAGTGGCAGGGTCTGCCATTCCCATGCTGGAttcacaggaaatgatgcaTGCATGTATTCCTGTGTTACTGTTTCCAATTTTATCTCACTAATAACTGCCTCACTGTTTACTTGTCTCTTCTGAAAAAATGGCTATTAAAACAGGTGTTTGCTGCTCCTAGAATTCTGGAACTTGTAGTATTAGTAGTATTATAGTAAATTGTAGGACTAAAATCCTAAAGATTATgattttaaaggtatactatgcaggaattgtcatTAATGTTTGTAAACTGTTTGGCAAgcaaaaatgaaagtaaaagtccAACCCCAGATTCTCTCATTTGGGCATGAGCTTTGTCCTTGTGACATTTCGTCtcaatatatttgtgttttttggggatTTGTCTAAGATTTTTGTAGCTTTTCCTTGGATGATAGTCACTTATgttctggcacctggtcactaccgGCCTCACCTGCATGCTGTGCCCAGGAACGTCCTGATCATAGCAAAATAAGTAAGGAAATCCTGCATGGTATACCTCTAAGTTCACCTCCCtgcttatttttttgtttagcaCTAGGGTTGTGAAAGTACAACAAAATTTGTGTTCTTTCCTTACCTGGATAGTCTGTGCATCTCCTGAGTAAAGGATGATAACGACCTTCTTCAGGTGCTTGGGTTGTTTCTTACTGCTAAACGTTGAGATGTTGTCCAGCAACAATGAGGCGGCAAGGTCTTTTGGGAATCCCAGGTTTCCAGTGCCGATGGCAGGGAAGGATATCGAGGTGAGACCACTGTCCTCTGCCTTGGCCAAGCAATCCTTAAAAATGCCACTCAAGGCCTGGAAGGCAAAGCATAAATGCTATTAATATCCAAGTGCAATATATTGAATTTTTAAACTGCTGTTGCATCAATATCCTCTGCAACTAAGATATGATGTTTGACCCCAAACAGAGCAATTACTGAAAGCAATATGTCTTGTGTTATACAAATTAGCCAGATAATGTTTTACATGAcatgcagagaaaaagagagaaaagtgtAGATCTGGGGTGTTTTCCTCAGATCTCAGATCTTTCATCAAATTCAGATCAGAGAAGTAATTTCATCCATAACATACATGTTCAACACTTTTACCTTTTCAGCTGTGCCTTGCCCGTTGTCCCAATGAGGTGCAACTGCATGAAAGACTTGCTTGCTCTTCAGGTTGCAGCCCTCAGTGACAATGACCTCACCGACTTTTGCACTAGCCTTACTTGCAGTTACCAGCTGCTGAAGGTTGGGTCCAGCTGCACCCAAGATGGCATTTGAAACTGCCCCTCTGTTCAGTGCAAGATCCTCAGATGCAGTATTCACTGTCACCTCCGTCTAGAAATGTATTTACAGAATGTTATCAGTTGCATGtttttcaatttacatccaaaTGTTTTAGATCATAGAACATCTGAGTGTCAGTGCTGGTCAGAAATGGATCTGTCAAGTCCTACAGGACCACAGTCAACTATGGGGATATTATAGAACTAGAGAATAAGGTCAACAGTTAGTTAGATActctagtttagtttagtttagtctagtttatttaatttatcaaGGGACCGTGTGCAATAGcattaatcatttacaagaAATGAGGAGATggttgcaccagatttagctataactgctaatttccatctgtagtcccaACATATAATTCATAATAGACACAGACCACAATCTAAAATACAAAGGAGAAACCTAAAACACAGACGAACAGTggacagcacagagacaatacAGACATACaatttccacatttaaaaagcaataTGTAGTCCCTCTGTAGGAATGTTTCActcttaaacaaacaaaaaaaaaaagaaacaaaaaaaaatgaattgaaatTACCGTGGCATTCTCGATGTGTCCTTTTGTGAGAGTGATGCTCAAGCCCTCTGGGGTCTGCACTTGACCCAAGCAGTTTGGGTCAGTAACAGCAGATCCAACATGTGTCACACTGGCAGACTTGGTGGTTTGGCTGGGGAGAACTTGTTGAGAAAGACTGACGCCATGATTTCCAAACTCCTGTCTGACAGCTGCTTCCATAGCCTGAACAGTACCCTCGTCATTGTTCACCAAATGGATCCTCTTCAGGTGGATGTCATCATACTCATCACAGTGTTCCTTCACTGCTTTGATGATGGTGATTGCACACAAATTGAGAGGAAAGCCAAGGTTTTTGCTGATGGCGGGCAGAGCCACAGAGATGCAGCCGCTCTTTTCAGCAAGTTCTAGGCTTCCTTTAACGGTTCTTTTCAACAGCGCCAGAGACTTCTGAGGATTAGCTGAATCAAACTGGGGTCCCACTGCATGGATGATGTTTTTGCAGCAAAGCTGGCCCCCTGCACCAGTTATGACACAGTCTCCAGACTTGAGCTGTCCTTTCATGGTAATGAGTTTGTCACACTCATCCTGCAACTGAGGGCCAGCTGCATTAAGAAGTGCTGCTGAGAGTCCTCCATTATGTTTCAAGACATTATTAGAAGCATTGACAACTGCATGCACTGGGTAGCTACACAGATCTGCCTTGCAAACTGCTATTTCCACCCCATCAGATGTCTGAAGCTGGTATACAGGCTTTGATACCTGTCTTTGGGCCAAGCTGTCCTGTCCACCACTGGTCCCATCAACCAGTTGGACCAGGCAGCCAGTTTCACTCAAGAGTGAAGTAACATACATAGCTTCTTTATCCCGGAAGAACTTCTTCACTCCAGGCATATCCACCTTTAAACTTTCAAATAACACAGAAGAGACCTGGTTTTCAACCAAGGTCTTGCACTCTGCAACATCTACTCTAGACCCACTTAAACAGATGGCCTCCTTTTTGTAAGACACCATCACTTTGTCTTCAACGTGCCCCAACCAACATGTGTCAAGTTTTTCTATGTATTCAGCTATGACATTAGGCTTGACCACAACCGTCTCTTCAACGTGAGCATTCTGTGTTAAGAAGTCAACAATCTCATTGCTAACTCCTGTGACACTATCCTTGTGGCCTGACACTATGACTTGTTTATCAGTGGTATAGATTCCAATTCTTCTGCATGACTTATTGTGATCATTTTCTAACTCACTGACCAGGTCCTGCCACTCCGGCTTCTCCAGCACATTACTATCTTCAACATTAATGTACTGAGATGTTAGCAGCATTCGCAGATGATCTTCAGCATCATTCAAATCTCTGTCGGAAACAGCAAGGAGCTGCACCCTGTGTGCATTGATCTCAAATGCTGCATTTATTCCTTTGGATATGAGGAGAGCATTTGTGAGATCCTCTTGTTGTTCATCCTTCAACACATCAAGCACATAGTTATCTATTTCTAAATTCTGTCGTTTTAATGCAAACATGGCATCATATATGACTTTGCTTGCTGCCAAAATCTCTTCCCTTAAGCCAGTTAGTATCAAAGCTGCACTGTCTTTACTAAATGACATTTTGAGTTCTGGGTACACATGTAGCAGCTTGTCCTGAAGACCATCTTGACAGAGGATGTGGAAAATCGACTGTGACACTTTGATTTCTTGGGTCACACTCAGTTTCTCCCTCTGCACCCTTTTGGTAATCTTGTTTACGACTTCACAAAGAGCCTGCTCTAGTCTGTTGACATCAGCCACAAGGCCAACCACTGATAAGACACCATTGGCTTTATCAGGCACTACAACCACATCTTCATTCAATAGCATCTGTATGACCTTCCCCTCAGATTCTTCCCATACCCCTGACTCTGGCTGAAGCTTCAGGGATTTGAATTTTGACAGAGCTTGCGTAAAGGCTGACTTAACAGTATCTCTCCACTCTTTGACGATGGCTTTGGCATCCTTGAGCTGCAGCAGTGAAGATACAGGGCTCAGGCAAACAGTAGACTGGTTGAGGTTTACGTTGCAAAAGTCTTTTGCCAGTTGACTACGAATGGCCTCTGCTGCAGACTGATTGTCATTTAGGTATCTCCAGACTGCATAGTCAATGGGTTCAGAGACAGCAGCAGGGAGTTTTAGTGAGGGCTTGTCCTTGCCATAAAGGGCTGTTCCCAAAGATTTATAGTAAGGATAAACTTTGATCTCTTCCTGCTTGATATGATGCTTTTTCTTCATGATTTTCTGAACAGCTGTGGGGGAAAAACACAATCAAATATCGCATTGTCAAACTGCCTAGAATTCATATAAAGGTACCAGTCTCTTATGACAGCAATATCTAAAACACACTCTAAATGCACTACCTTTATGGTCTTTAAAGGTGATGATGACAGACTGTTCCACTTCATCCAGCAAAACATTTTCCACATCCCCACCTGCATTCTCAAAATAAAGGCGGAGGAGATCTTCGCTGAAGTTCTGTATGTCTTCAACTACAACTTGCTCTGTGACGTCGAGAATCTGTACTGATAGTCCTTTTTTCGTGAATGTCCTGTTTTGGGGGCATCTGGTCACGAAATCGGTGTTTTCTGTGaggtaattaaaaaaagaagttagGTGATAACACtttaataaaataacacaaccaATACAAAGCTCTTTGTGCTCTcttgaaaaaacacattaaccTTGTAGTGACCTTTAGTAAGAGGAGTTGTTGGGGCAACTGCAAAAGGGATTGATGGAAAAGGTTTAGTTGTTGTTCAGTGCATGACTGGTTAATAAATGCATATTCTGGCGTATATCTGGCATGTTTGCTTTCTGCAGGGAAACAGCAGCAATGTTATATTGGCTACCAGTATTCAGGATGAGGCAGGCGCTGTGGTTTTTATTTGTGCTCCTCATTAGTGTTCTGGAAAACTGTAGAAATCAAGTTATTTCTCAGTACTCGCAAGAAGTTATTTGTTGATGTAATTCCATGGAGCGAGTGTCATTGGCTGTCTAATTAATGTATGTGGTAAATATGTTTTATCATACAAATTTAATTCTGcaattactttttttcttctttttttactgtAGCAGGTTTGTGTCATTTCTTAATGTTGAAAATTACCAGAGGTATGCTGGAGATTATACACGGACAATCCTTATTGTTTATAAAAGGGAAACATCTGCATAAACTGAGCTTATGGAACTATTaattcacacactcattcacagcAATGAGTACCTTTTGCACTCTGGAAAGTCACCACAGCAGAGGAGATGTCAGGAATGACTTCCAAAATGAAGCTTTCGGTGGCAGCTGGAGAGTCAGGATCCTTTAAGATGTTCTCCACCAGCATCTCTAGAAACTCCTGGTTTACCGTCTCTGGAAtgtttcctaaaacagctgaaGTGGAGCACGGCAGCTCCTCATCTGCTGCCTCATCATCTCTGCCTTGCGCCTCTGTCTGCGTGTCAACTGCAGGTGTGGGTTCATCGATTCTCGGCCGCTTGTTGTCAAGGGCAACGTTCACTGTTAATGAGATATAAAGGTTAAGTGACGGAATTAACGTCCCACAAATAGAAATTGCTTTCATAGTTGGGTGTTATTTAGTATTAAATTATCTCACTTTGTTACAAAATGTGTGTTCAAAGTTTTTCCAACACATCAGATTTACTGTGGTGGCCACCTAAAAAGATTTGCCCACACCTAAAAAATGTATCtaatttttcatgcatttttttttaatttttttttttcaaatgttaaaGTGACACTTGGGTTAGTGCAAGAATCATTTTACAGCCCTTCCTTCTTCCCTGTTGTGACAGTTTCCTGCACAGTGACAGTGGATTTACAGTTTACCTGTGCCAGCTTCATAAtcttgtgtgtcagtgttgacATTACATAGTTATTGCCTGTGTGTCATTTTCTGAAAAGATGTGTATCTGGTCCTAAACAAGACTGCAAAGTTTTTAACATTTCTTAAAAGCTCAGTGCTTTTTTGCATGTCTTCATAGCTTATTTACTACTCCGAGCTGGGTGCACCCTGCCTGGAGGAATGAAGGGGAGTGGTTTAACAGCCATTTTAAATAGATCATCATGATGActaaaaacaaatcagtcaCCACTGAGCTGTGCTAAGTTATTTTGAtgtcactgacattttttttacatttacccCACTACTCAAATAGACAAAATAAAGCaaaggaaaatggaaaagaagagagagagataaggacacagagaaagagcagTGGTGGAGAAGTATGCGGAGAGAACCGAAACTGAAACTTCATTTCTGCTGATGTCATGTAGTTGTGTGATAGTCAGTGGTTTAGCAATAAGATGGCCTAAACAAGTGCCAGACTGGACCAGTTAAAAGTCCAGTATGAAAGTGAAGCAGGATGTAATGTTTGTTAAAACTGAAGTCATCAGTTAAGTTGAATAATGTATGATTAGACATCTTAAgaaacatttagaaaaaaaacctgatgaatACATGATTGTACTACTGCTGATGTAATGTGCAGCAATGTGAGTCTGATAAAGTTTATGTTAAATTCAGGGTTTAGTGTACTTGTTTCAGTACATACTAATACCTGACAAATAGAATAAAACCACATAAAAGTCTTACTCGGAAGAAATGCAAAGATCTGGCTGATCTGAAAGGGCAGATAATATTTGACCACAGAGCATGTGGCCATAATGCCACACCATACTACTTGTATCAGACTTACAAGGTTCCTCATTTAGGGAGTAACAACTACTCTGGGTTTGGTCTTTGTGGCAATCTGGCCAACATGCAAAGATACCGTTTGccacagcggcctgggttcaactccagcctgtggccctttgctgcatgtcactccctctctctctcctcctttcacacttgtctgtcctatccattaaaggctaaaaatgcccaaaaaaaatcttaaaaaaaaaaaaaaaaaaagatatgataCTGCCTTAAAacggcacttttttttttttatcttacaacaaaaacacatttctttccAAGTTAAGAAATGCTGTTCTGTTTTCACCTAAATTTAGTTTGAATGTTGAGCCACTAAGTTAAAATGCCCACAGAGGAGAGTTTGGATAGTTCTT
Encoded here:
- the parp14rs1 gene encoding poly(ADP-ribose) polymerase family member 14-related sequence 1 → MADAYSYALLVELEENNVPRLKNKLVKYFQSKKSNGGDCEVEYANGSGTAVLRFRREEDQQNVLRKEAHQISLDKGVLKMTVRLLTDETTTQETPPDELNYTLNVALDNKRPRIDEPTPAVDTQTEAQGRDDEAADEELPCSTSAVLGNIPETVNQEFLEMLVENILKDPDSPAATESFILEVIPDISSAVVTFQSAKENTDFVTRCPQNRTFTKKGLSVQILDVTEQVVVEDIQNFSEDLLRLYFENAGGDVENVLLDEVEQSVIITFKDHKAVQKIMKKKHHIKQEEIKVYPYYKSLGTALYGKDKPSLKLPAAVSEPIDYAVWRYLNDNQSAAEAIRSQLAKDFCNVNLNQSTVCLSPVSSLLQLKDAKAIVKEWRDTVKSAFTQALSKFKSLKLQPESGVWEESEGKVIQMLLNEDVVVVPDKANGVLSVVGLVADVNRLEQALCEVVNKITKRVQREKLSVTQEIKVSQSIFHILCQDGLQDKLLHVYPELKMSFSKDSAALILTGLREEILAASKVIYDAMFALKRQNLEIDNYVLDVLKDEQQEDLTNALLISKGINAAFEINAHRVQLLAVSDRDLNDAEDHLRMLLTSQYINVEDSNVLEKPEWQDLVSELENDHNKSCRRIGIYTTDKQVIVSGHKDSVTGVSNEIVDFLTQNAHVEETVVVKPNVIAEYIEKLDTCWLGHVEDKVMVSYKKEAICLSGSRVDVAECKTLVENQVSSVLFESLKVDMPGVKKFFRDKEAMYVTSLLSETGCLVQLVDGTSGGQDSLAQRQVSKPVYQLQTSDGVEIAVCKADLCSYPVHAVVNASNNVLKHNGGLSAALLNAAGPQLQDECDKLITMKGQLKSGDCVITGAGGQLCCKNIIHAVGPQFDSANPQKSLALLKRTVKGSLELAEKSGCISVALPAISKNLGFPLNLCAITIIKAVKEHCDEYDDIHLKRIHLVNNDEGTVQAMEAAVRQEFGNHGVSLSQQVLPSQTTKSASVTHVGSAVTDPNCLGQVQTPEGLSITLTKGHIENATTEVTVNTASEDLALNRGAVSNAILGAAGPNLQQLVTASKASAKVGEVIVTEGCNLKSKQVFHAVAPHWDNGQGTAEKALSGIFKDCLAKAEDSGLTSISFPAIGTGNLGFPKDLAASLLLDNISTFSSKKQPKHLKKVVIILYSGDAQTIQVFSNEFMKKFPNASGSPLPTSSPKSPGPFSKVVSSSGMHETKMGNVVIQVVTGDITKETTDVIVNSSNEKFSLKSGVSKAILEAAGQAVEAECQTLGAQPNTGMILTQPGNLKCKKILHLVGQTDPIKINKAVKVALQTCVKNSHTSVSFPAIGTGQGNVQARQVADAMLDAVVDVLTQNTSSSLTTIRIVIFQPPMLKDFYSSMHHREATEPKDKGGFWGNIGTKIKSLFQSGSVAKPQKEGDFVIEALKVDPASFHICGETQTQVDDAKKWISDLISKEKHSICIPDNSILSFSDADYLRMVDIQKTLGVAIRTESKKDQASVTIEGFSKGVLKASHEIHEMLRVARDQEELKKKVERAGMVADWQYQQQGQQFQSCDPMANFKLEQALENKLPNVKVTIQGQDYTVTLPKGPATDNQGRTLLIKRIDRLKDADTPEHWDALPPNTSCMAVTIKAGTAEYTDILNLFQASCQRPIIKIERIQNPVLWKSLQIKKRDMELRNNHKNNEKRLFHGTCHTTVAYINEHGFNRSYAGKNAACYGNGTYFAVHANYSAQDTYSRPNPNGEKCMYLCRVLTGDFTAGQRNMIAPPAKGPVSVQKYDSVVDKVASPTMYVIFHDSQACPEYLITFK